A genomic segment from candidate division TA06 bacterium encodes:
- a CDS encoding branched-chain amino acid aminotransferase — protein MNIQTTLLPKEKLKALYPDPLKLQFGRTFTDYMFTMPYNRKLGWHNPEIKPYQSLNLDPAANVFHYSQEVFEGQKAYKSPDGRILLFRPDENAKRLNNSMRRICMPEIPVEDIIQAVSELVKLEQRWIPTAEGCSLYIRPTVIGTEAALGVKASDEYLFYIILSPVGPYFPEGFNPVGLWVSDSFTRAALGGTGEAKTGGNYAASMLASQQAKDRGYSQVLWLDAKDHRYIEEVGAMNIFFVIENVLVTPPLSGSILSGITRKSVLKLAEDIGIRAEQRQLTIDELVDGIKFQKVTEIFGAGTAAVVSPVGKLSYKGQEYVVGKKAGPWAKKFFDTLTGIQTGKLPDKHGWVHQVK, from the coding sequence ATGAACATTCAAACCACCCTGCTGCCCAAGGAAAAACTGAAAGCCCTTTATCCTGATCCATTAAAGCTCCAGTTCGGCCGGACCTTCACCGATTATATGTTCACCATGCCCTACAACCGGAAGCTGGGCTGGCACAACCCGGAGATCAAACCCTACCAGTCTCTGAACCTGGACCCGGCGGCCAACGTCTTTCACTACAGTCAGGAAGTTTTTGAAGGCCAGAAGGCCTATAAATCGCCGGACGGCAGGATCCTGCTTTTCCGCCCCGACGAGAACGCCAAGCGGCTGAACAATTCCATGCGCCGGATCTGCATGCCCGAGATCCCGGTGGAGGACATCATCCAGGCTGTCTCGGAACTGGTAAAGCTGGAACAGCGCTGGATCCCCACCGCCGAGGGCTGCTCCCTTTACATCCGGCCTACCGTGATCGGCACCGAAGCCGCCCTGGGAGTCAAGGCCTCCGACGAGTATCTTTTCTACATCATCCTCTCCCCGGTCGGCCCGTATTTTCCGGAGGGCTTTAATCCGGTGGGTCTGTGGGTCTCGGACAGCTTTACCAGGGCGGCCCTGGGCGGCACCGGCGAAGCCAAGACCGGCGGCAACTACGCTGCCAGCATGCTGGCCTCCCAGCAGGCCAAGGACCGGGGCTACAGCCAGGTGCTGTGGCTGGACGCCAAGGACCACCGCTATATCGAGGAAGTGGGGGCCATGAACATCTTCTTTGTGATCGAGAACGTGCTGGTCACCCCTCCCCTTTCCGGCAGTATTTTAAGCGGCATCACCCGCAAGTCGGTGCTGAAGCTGGCCGAGGACATCGGCATCCGGGCCGAGCAGCGGCAGCTGACGATCGACGAGCTGGTGGACGGCATCAAATTCCAGAAGGTGACCGAGATCTTCGGGGCCGGCACCGCGGCCGTGGTCAGCCCGGTGGGCAAGCTCAGTTACAAGGGCCAGGAATACGTGGTGGGCAAGAAAGCCGGCCCCTGGGCCAAGAAGTTCTTCGATACCCTGACCGGTATACAGACCGGGAAACTGCCGGACAAGCACGGCTGGGTGCACCAAGTTAAATAA